The sequence GCTGGTCGCTGGTGCTGAGGATTTTGTTTGCCCGATCGAGCTCTCGCAGAAAATCCACGATAGGTGTGTATCGTCACTTCTACTTCTCTCATAATTAGCGTGTCGCGAACCAGTCACTCATTGTCATGCATATAGCTGGGGATCAACGGATAAACATTTGCAAGTTCTCGATAAAACTGGTCACTGGTACTGTATTGAATCGCCTGATCAAGTTGGTGACGCTATTGTTCAATTTGCAAGTGGCATCAAATCTGTGTAGATCACATACGACACAGAATTTTAGCTTCAAAGGACATTAGAAAGATTCTGAATTATTTCATAAGTAAACTGGGAGGAAATTTTCTCTTGATAGGAGATAGATATTTAGAGCTTCAATCGACGACTGTGTAATGCTCTTAGCTCTCTTCTCAAGATCTTGCCTGTTGGATTCCTAGGTATAACATCAATGAAGGTAACGCCGCCTCTCAAGCGCTTATGATTTGCAACCTTGCTCTCGACATACTTGGCCAGATCGGTTTCCgatattttcccttttgctcCAGGCACAAGGACCACATATGCCATTGGTACTTCTGTATCCTCTCGCTGCGTTGCAATCACGCCAGCATCGAAGACGGATGGGTGAGCGATAAGAATACCCTCTAGCTCGGCTGGCGCAACTTGCAACCCCTTATATTTGATAAGCTCCTATAATGTCAAATGTCAGATTCGCGTCATTTTAACCCATATCAAGACACAGTTCAGTTGCTCGCCTTTTTCCTGTCTATTATATAGAGCAAATCCCCTTCCACTTTAAGGATATCACCAGTTCGTAGATATCCATCAGCGGTGAAAGATGACTTGGTAGCTTCGGGGTTATTATGATAGCCCTTGGTGATCATTGGGCCTTTTAACAGCGCCTCGCCTGGTTGTCCAATCTCAACGTCATTGTCGTTTTCATCTACGAGCCTAAAAACTAGGTTAGCAGCAAGGTTTCTATGAAATCCTTGATCAATTTTACTTGCCTTAGCTCAACGTTCGGCATCAATGGACTCAAAGTTCCCATTGTATCATGACGATCCGGTGGAGTATAAGTTACAGCACCAGCTGTTTCGCTCATCCCCCAAACTTGATGTATTTCGCCTTTTAGTTTATTGGTGGCCGATTGTTGTAGATCGTAGCTCATAGGAGCAGCTCCAGAAACACCATATTCAACGCTCTTGAATTGGTCTGTTACGGCTGGATTCTTTGCGATAGCCATGTATACAGGTGGCACAGTGAAGAAATAGGTCACTTTGAGTTCTGCAGTGTACCTAATAAAATCATCAATATTGAACCTTGGCATCCAGTAAACGATACCTCCATCATAAAAGCAATTTATGAAGTAGCTGATTATGCCGGCAATGTGTGCTGCAGGCAAGTGACCGATAGTGGACCTGTGGAAAGCGTGGCCTAATCTTGTCCAAGCTTCAAGGTTCAAAGTAGCAGGAATATAACACTCGGAAACCATATTTTGATGAGATATGAGAACGCCTGTACAGATTAGTATCATGGTAAAGTATTGCAAAAGTATTTCATTTGTCGGCTTGGTCTACCTTTTGGTAATCCAGTGGTCCCTGATGAGTACAGAATACACGCCTTGCTGTATTCTAGCTCTCTTGGATCAGTAATACGCCTCCAATCCAGAGAACCCTTAAAATCACACTCGACCGTTCCATCTACGCTCTTCAGCTGGATCTCTGGGTACGAACTGAGCAATAGAACATTCTTAGAAGGGATTCCAGAATTGTGGGCGGCTCTCAAAGCGACATCTTTTAGATCTTCGCTGCATATAACAACGCTACTGGGTCCATCTTGAATCTGCCTTGTCAAGTCCGACGCTGTagaagatggcgatgcggCTGAGTAGATACCATCAGCAGCAAGGACGGCGTAAAAGATGCAACCCAGCGCAGACTGTCCCGTAGATATTGTGACAACTATGTCCTTTTCAGGACCGCCCTCACCAATACCATATTGGTGGCGAAGGAAGTAAGCAATTTGACGAGTTAGATCGCGAGCTCTGGCTTTGGTAATGACTTTGGAAGGATATTTAGCTTCCGCAAAGACAGGAGAATCTTCTTTAGCTTGGCACCCTTCGTAATCTGTAAATGGCCTTATTAGTTCTATAAGCCGAGATGATGAATTGGGGCGCTGAGAGGAGACAGATATGCCGTCACGCGGAGTAGTTCAATGTCGGCATACCAAACAGAAATGTAAGGAGATCCACATTTGGAAACTCCAGCCGTCTTGGATGCGAATATATCATGACGAATTAGCGAGTTAGCCCAACAAAAATGTAGATTTCTTCAAGCTAAGCTTGCTCAATTgactctctctatctcttaACTTGGTTGGTTTTGCCCCCTCGGCTACCATTATATATACCGCAGTCTACGCAAACATGTGTGCGGAGTTTGTTGGTCGAACCCATAATATCACCCTAGGTCACTTCCTCGATGATTCCATGAATTGAGCGAAGCTACTCCGAATAAGTATTCCGTGTGTGCAGAGCAGCAGGGACTAAACCCACAAAGAATGCCACCCCTACATAACTCCCGCCCGCAAATCCAAAACTACTCCGTAGGGGGTAATAATATTTGAATCGCACCAATACTGCTTACTGTATTGTATTAAGAGCTAATACTAGCATCTGGGCAATTAAACCATCAACTCGTCCATTGTGCATTGCTTTTCATTGGTTCACAGAGAGCTAATGAGCAGGGCGGCTTCACAAAGCTTGTGCGAGTAACAAGCGAAG comes from Trichoderma asperellum chromosome 3, complete sequence and encodes:
- a CDS encoding uncharacterized protein (EggNog:ENOG41), encoding MIYSHPRRLEFPNVDLLTFLFDYEGCQAKEDSPVFAEAKYPSKVITKARARDLTRQIAYFLRHQYGIGEGGPEKDIVVTISTGQSALGCIFYAVLAADGIYSAASPSSTASDLTRQIQDGPSSVVICSEDLKDVALRAAHNSGIPSKNVLLLSSYPEIQLKSVDGTVECDFKGSLDWRRITDPRELEYSKACILYSSGTTGLPKGVLISHQNMVSECYIPATLNLEAWTRLGHAFHRSTIGHLPAAHIAGIISYFINCFYDGGIVYWMPRFNIDDFIRYTAELKVTYFFTVPPVYMAIAKNPAVTDQFKSVEYGVSGAAPMSYDLQQSATNKLKGEIHQVWGMSETAGAVTYTPPDRHDTMGTLSPLMPNVELRLVDENDNDVEIGQPGEALLKGPMITKGYHNNPEATKSSFTADGYLRTGDILKVEGDLLYIIDRKKELIKYKGLQVAPAELEGILIAHPSVFDAGVIATQREDTEVPMAYVVLVPGAKGKISETDLAKYVESKVANHKRLRGGVTFIDVIPRNPTGKILRRELRALHSRRLKL